A region of Kribbella sp. NBC_01245 DNA encodes the following proteins:
- the mreD gene encoding rod shape-determining protein MreD, whose amino-acid sequence MAGLRVAIAALFLMVAVTLQLSTLPQLAIAGVTCDLALVVVVALGLARGPEFGAIAGFTGGLLLDLAPPADHTAGRWALAFALAGYVAGLARRESFVGPWATAVTVVVGTVLSLTVFTATGSLLHDPSVDWSSYGERLGIATGYDLLAAVLVIPLVLWVMRLVVPPGERRRVLS is encoded by the coding sequence ATGGCGGGCCTGCGCGTCGCGATCGCCGCGCTGTTCCTGATGGTCGCCGTGACCCTGCAACTCTCGACGCTGCCGCAACTGGCCATCGCCGGGGTGACGTGTGACCTCGCACTGGTGGTCGTCGTCGCGCTCGGCCTGGCCCGCGGGCCGGAGTTCGGCGCGATCGCGGGCTTCACGGGCGGCCTACTGCTCGACCTCGCGCCACCGGCCGACCACACCGCCGGCCGCTGGGCACTCGCGTTCGCGCTCGCGGGGTATGTCGCGGGCCTGGCCCGGCGGGAGAGCTTCGTCGGTCCCTGGGCGACGGCCGTCACGGTGGTCGTCGGCACAGTGCTTTCGCTGACCGTCTTCACCGCCACCGGGTCGTTGCTGCATGACCCATCTGTCGACTGGTCGTCGTACGGCGAGCGCCTCGGCATCGCCACCGGGTACGACCTCCTCGCGGCCGTGCTGGTGATCCCGCTGGTGTTGTGGGTGATGCGACTGGTGGTGCCACCAGGCGAGCGCAGGCGGGTGCTGTCGTGA
- a CDS encoding MFS transporter, with protein MNQPARRPLVLVYLAVFGGYFGQQMIMPILPPLARELRLSEVHLGLVMTVAAAIVVLASPFWGRRSEALGRKPVIVMGLAGAILGLTGFAVVTKFGLDGRWSLPVLFGLILVSRSFLFGGFMAAIPVAAQTYVADVTSDEKSRVRGLSLIGAVTGLALVLGPAIGGLLGRFGLLIPLYVAPAALVPLAVLVALRLPAEPRHAERPVVPRLSPFDRRIWPFLVIGFGLFLSLALMQMTIGFLLQDRLGLTSEQTARTTGFALLCAGLPMLVMQAAVVPKLGWAPLRMLRVGIPVAIFGFLLVVPGFGLWSVLVGLGLTGVGYGLAVPGYTSAPTMLVERNEQSGLAGLLGATTALTFVFGPVVGTSLYQVWPVLPYLLAAGLLGVLLVFALAHSSLRSRDAVEEEVVAGHPSP; from the coding sequence ATGAATCAGCCCGCCCGACGCCCACTCGTGCTCGTCTATCTCGCCGTCTTCGGCGGCTACTTCGGCCAGCAGATGATCATGCCGATCCTGCCGCCACTCGCCCGCGAGCTCCGGCTCAGCGAGGTCCACCTAGGCCTGGTGATGACCGTCGCCGCGGCGATCGTCGTCCTGGCCAGCCCGTTCTGGGGCCGCCGTAGCGAAGCCCTTGGCCGCAAACCGGTCATCGTCATGGGCCTCGCCGGCGCCATCCTCGGCCTGACCGGGTTCGCCGTCGTGACCAAGTTCGGTCTGGATGGACGCTGGTCGTTGCCGGTCTTGTTCGGGTTGATCCTGGTCAGCCGCAGCTTCCTCTTCGGCGGCTTCATGGCAGCCATCCCGGTCGCCGCGCAGACGTACGTCGCTGACGTGACGTCCGACGAAAAGTCCCGAGTTCGCGGCTTGTCGTTGATCGGCGCGGTGACTGGTCTCGCGTTGGTACTTGGCCCGGCCATTGGTGGTTTGCTCGGGCGGTTTGGGTTGTTGATCCCGCTGTACGTCGCTCCGGCCGCGTTGGTTCCGTTGGCCGTGCTGGTGGCTCTGCGCCTACCGGCCGAGCCTCGGCATGCCGAGCGGCCGGTGGTGCCGCGGTTGAGCCCGTTCGATCGGCGGATCTGGCCGTTCTTGGTGATCGGGTTCGGGCTGTTCCTGTCGTTGGCGTTGATGCAGATGACGATCGGGTTTCTGCTGCAGGATCGGTTGGGGTTGACCTCTGAGCAGACGGCTCGGACTACCGGGTTCGCGTTGCTTTGTGCGGGGTTGCCGATGTTGGTGATGCAGGCGGCGGTGGTGCCGAAGCTCGGGTGGGCGCCGTTGCGGATGCTGCGGGTTGGGATTCCGGTGGCGATCTTTGGGTTCCTGCTGGTCGTTCCGGGGTTTGGGTTGTGGTCTGTGCTGGTTGGGCTTGGTCTGACTGGTGTTGGCTATGGGTTGGCGGTCCCTGGGTACACCTCGGCGCCGACGATGCTTGTGGAGCGGAACGAGCAGAGTGGGCTGGCTGGGCTGCTGGGGGCGACTACTGCGCTCACGTTCGTGTTCGGTCCGGTGGTGGGGACGTCGCTTTACCAGGTGTGGCCGGTGTTGCCGTACTTGCTGGCGGCTGGGTTGTTGGGTGTTCTGCTGGTCTTCGCTTTGGCGCATTCGTCGCTGCGCTCGCGCGATGCGGTCGAGGAGGAGGTCGTCGCGGGGCACCCGTCCCCCTGA
- the mreC gene encoding rod shape-determining protein MreC produces the protein MLKDLGAPPTRGVVRSAGLPKDIRRRRTVLALVVLASLTLMILDARRSAGSPVDPLRDTAAGIFGPLQSSATSARKPVDDLKAKFAAAERLTAENERLREENRKLTSQLRSTDYARKRAVELDKLLRVASNVGYKIAPARVIAIGPAQSFSQTITIDAGAADGVRADMTVLNGDGLIGRVVRATASTATVLLIGDRGSTVGGRLDTTQALGFVTGRGELGSHATLEYRLVDLKARPRVGAKVMTWGSSGNAPYVAGVPIGVITSVGPATGTLGSTALIRPYADAGRIDTVGVVVGPTARSSRRPLPGPR, from the coding sequence ATGCTGAAAGATCTCGGCGCACCGCCTACCAGGGGTGTGGTCCGGTCCGCCGGGCTGCCCAAGGACATCCGCCGCCGCCGGACCGTGCTCGCGCTGGTCGTGCTGGCCTCGCTCACCCTGATGATCCTGGACGCCCGCCGCTCAGCCGGGTCGCCGGTCGATCCGTTGCGCGATACCGCGGCCGGCATCTTCGGCCCGCTGCAGTCGAGCGCGACGTCGGCCCGCAAACCGGTCGACGACCTCAAGGCGAAGTTCGCCGCGGCCGAGCGACTCACCGCGGAGAACGAGCGCCTCCGCGAGGAAAACCGCAAACTGACGAGTCAGCTGCGAAGCACCGACTACGCCCGCAAGCGTGCCGTCGAGCTCGACAAGCTGCTCCGGGTCGCGAGCAACGTCGGCTACAAGATCGCGCCCGCCCGGGTGATCGCGATCGGGCCCGCGCAGAGCTTCAGCCAGACCATCACGATCGACGCCGGCGCGGCGGACGGCGTTCGCGCCGACATGACCGTGCTGAACGGCGACGGCCTGATCGGCCGGGTCGTGCGAGCCACCGCGTCGACCGCGACGGTGCTGCTGATCGGCGACCGCGGTTCCACCGTCGGCGGGCGCCTCGACACCACTCAGGCCCTCGGCTTTGTCACCGGCCGCGGTGAGCTCGGTTCGCACGCCACTTTGGAATACCGGCTGGTCGACCTCAAGGCCCGGCCCAGGGTCGGCGCGAAGGTGATGACCTGGGGCTCGAGCGGCAACGCGCCGTACGTCGCGGGCGTGCCGATCGGCGTCATCACCTCGGTCGGCCCCGCCACCGGCACGCTCGGGTCCACTGCCCTGATCAGGCCGTACGCCGATGCCGGCCGGATCGACACCGTCGGCGTGGTCGTCGGGCCGACCGCCCGCAGCTCACGCCGACCGCTACCGGGGCCGCGCTGA
- the mrdA gene encoding penicillin-binding protein 2 codes for MSSYNPAPERPRLRLFVIRVLVFSLLITLFARLWWLQVVVGDDYADAADQNRVREVLTPAARGNIVDAAGRTLVGNRVSLVITVDRTVLVKLPEAQAKQVLVRLAKVLRQTPADLTARTKLCGEPGASKPPVCWNGSPYQPIPVAKDVSEQVAIEIMEHRENFPGVNAESAALRAYPAPYKVNAAHLLGYLSPITTGELEDMEEAGQDPVTHRSDLVGRAGVERTYDAMLRGTPGVKSVTVDNLGLTTGVAKQTAPVPGSTLVTSIDSRIQSVLERQLYGAMLTARKQYDKNTRRNYVADSGAAVVMDVKTGQIVAMASQPTYNPGVWVGGITQRELDALYSPKAGTPLLSRALQGQLAPGSTFKPITTAAAINAGYSLKSKLDCSSYFEVGNRKFKNYESASYGRIGFDRALSISCDTFYYRIAYDLWLRAGGNSGDVDAKDPVVEMAKAFGLGRPTGIDIPGEAAGRIADRKWKKEYYDAQKDYYCKMAANPEPGTSAFLKQFSREFCEDGWRYRAGDAVNFSIGQGDTTITPLQLATIYSALANGGVLWEPRLGKKLVGPGGKVKAIPSKSSGRLPISPSVLAYMDKALKETTRTGTAAWKFGGFPLDKHPVRSKTGTAEVYGKQTTSWLATYDERYAVVMMLSQAGSGSGASGTAVRHVWEALYNVKVPAPAPGKKP; via the coding sequence GTGAGCAGTTACAACCCCGCCCCCGAGCGGCCGCGGCTGCGGTTGTTCGTGATCCGCGTGCTCGTTTTCTCCTTGCTGATAACGCTTTTCGCTCGGCTCTGGTGGCTCCAGGTGGTGGTCGGGGACGACTACGCCGACGCCGCCGACCAGAACCGGGTCCGCGAGGTGCTCACCCCGGCGGCCCGTGGCAACATCGTCGACGCCGCCGGGCGGACGCTGGTCGGCAACCGGGTCTCACTCGTCATCACCGTCGACCGGACCGTGCTGGTGAAACTGCCCGAGGCGCAGGCCAAACAGGTGCTGGTCCGGCTGGCGAAGGTCCTCCGGCAGACCCCGGCCGACCTCACCGCCCGGACGAAGCTCTGCGGCGAGCCCGGCGCGAGCAAACCGCCCGTCTGCTGGAACGGATCGCCGTACCAGCCGATCCCGGTGGCGAAGGACGTCAGCGAACAGGTCGCGATCGAGATCATGGAGCATCGGGAGAACTTCCCGGGCGTCAACGCCGAATCGGCCGCACTCCGCGCCTACCCCGCGCCGTACAAGGTGAACGCGGCTCACCTGCTCGGCTATCTCTCGCCGATCACCACCGGTGAGCTGGAGGATATGGAGGAGGCCGGGCAGGACCCGGTCACCCATCGGTCGGACCTGGTCGGCCGGGCCGGCGTCGAGCGCACGTACGACGCGATGCTGCGCGGCACGCCCGGCGTGAAGAGCGTGACCGTCGACAACCTCGGCCTGACCACGGGCGTGGCCAAGCAGACCGCGCCGGTGCCCGGGTCGACCCTCGTCACGAGCATCGACTCGCGGATCCAGTCTGTCTTGGAGCGCCAGTTGTACGGCGCGATGCTGACCGCGCGAAAGCAGTACGACAAGAACACTCGCCGCAACTACGTCGCGGATTCCGGCGCGGCCGTGGTGATGGACGTGAAGACCGGGCAGATCGTCGCGATGGCCAGCCAGCCGACGTACAACCCGGGGGTCTGGGTCGGCGGCATCACCCAGCGGGAGCTGGACGCGCTCTACTCGCCCAAGGCCGGTACGCCGCTGCTGTCGCGCGCGTTGCAGGGACAGCTCGCGCCCGGGTCGACGTTCAAGCCGATCACCACGGCGGCCGCGATCAACGCGGGCTATTCGCTGAAGAGCAAGCTGGACTGTTCGTCGTACTTCGAGGTCGGGAATCGCAAGTTCAAGAACTACGAGTCCGCGTCGTACGGGCGGATCGGGTTCGACCGGGCGTTGTCGATCTCGTGCGACACCTTCTACTACCGGATCGCGTACGACCTGTGGCTGCGCGCGGGCGGCAACTCCGGTGACGTCGACGCGAAGGACCCGGTCGTCGAGATGGCGAAGGCCTTCGGGCTCGGCCGTCCGACCGGTATCGACATCCCGGGCGAGGCCGCCGGCCGGATCGCGGATCGCAAGTGGAAGAAGGAGTACTACGACGCGCAGAAGGACTACTACTGCAAGATGGCGGCCAATCCCGAGCCGGGGACGTCCGCGTTCTTGAAGCAGTTCTCGCGCGAGTTCTGCGAGGACGGCTGGCGGTATCGCGCGGGCGACGCGGTCAACTTCTCCATCGGGCAAGGCGATACGACCATCACACCGTTGCAGCTGGCAACGATCTACTCGGCCTTGGCCAACGGTGGTGTGCTCTGGGAACCGCGCCTCGGCAAGAAGCTCGTCGGCCCGGGCGGCAAGGTCAAGGCGATCCCGTCGAAGTCGTCCGGCCGGTTGCCCATCTCCCCGTCGGTGCTGGCGTACATGGACAAGGCGCTGAAGGAGACGACTCGGACCGGCACGGCCGCGTGGAAGTTCGGCGGCTTCCCGCTGGACAAGCACCCGGTCCGTTCGAAGACCGGCACGGCCGAGGTGTACGGCAAGCAGACGACGTCCTGGCTCGCGACGTACGACGAACGCTATGCCGTCGTGATGATGCTGTCGCAGGCCGGTTCGGGCTCGGGCGCCTCCGGCACGGCCGTCCGTCACGTCTGGGAAGCGCTCTATAACGTGAAGGTCCCGGCTCCGGCTCCAGGTAAGAAGCCATGA
- a CDS encoding asparaginase, protein MANLGVPRLDSVAQLAEVVRNGFVESRHFGMAVALSPSGEVLYGAGDFDGLVLPRSTAKPLQAVGSLVAGAELDLPQTAVAAGSHTGEDQHVRVVRAILASVDLTEDALGCPPDWPENEGVRFGLIRGFGGPERILMNCSGKHAAMLAATVASGNNPTSYLSPASHVQSVVQSELSRLSTPGPVESLGSADSAVVTVDGCGAPLYALPLRGLARAFGRLALAAPGSPEAQVANAMRTHPTLVGGTGHLNSEVMRLLPGVIAKGGAEGVLAMASPDGHAVAVKVIDGNPRATTALALALLAKTGLDVSPAAALTEVPIFGGGTPVGTVRPTL, encoded by the coding sequence ATGGCGAATCTCGGCGTACCCCGTCTCGACTCCGTCGCACAACTCGCGGAGGTGGTCCGGAACGGGTTCGTCGAGAGCCGTCATTTCGGCATGGCGGTAGCACTCTCTCCTTCCGGCGAGGTGTTGTACGGCGCCGGGGATTTCGACGGACTGGTGCTACCTCGATCGACGGCCAAACCCTTGCAGGCAGTCGGAAGTCTGGTCGCCGGCGCCGAACTCGACCTCCCGCAGACCGCGGTAGCAGCCGGGAGCCACACCGGCGAGGACCAGCACGTACGGGTCGTCCGCGCCATCCTCGCGTCGGTCGATCTGACCGAGGACGCTCTTGGCTGCCCTCCGGATTGGCCCGAGAACGAAGGCGTGCGCTTCGGCTTGATCCGCGGATTCGGCGGACCCGAGCGGATCCTCATGAACTGCTCCGGCAAACACGCCGCCATGCTCGCCGCCACCGTAGCCTCCGGCAACAACCCCACGTCGTACCTATCCCCAGCCTCCCACGTCCAGTCGGTCGTGCAGTCTGAGCTATCCCGCCTGTCCACCCCAGGCCCAGTGGAGTCCTTGGGATCTGCCGATTCGGCGGTGGTGACGGTTGATGGGTGCGGCGCTCCGCTGTACGCGTTGCCTTTGCGTGGACTGGCTCGCGCCTTCGGCCGCCTGGCCCTCGCCGCGCCGGGCAGCCCCGAGGCGCAGGTAGCAAACGCCATGCGGACCCACCCCACCTTGGTAGGCGGAACGGGCCACCTCAACAGCGAGGTAATGCGACTCCTCCCCGGCGTAATCGCCAAGGGCGGCGCCGAGGGCGTGCTGGCCATGGCGTCTCCCGACGGGCACGCCGTTGCAGTAAAGGTGATCGACGGCAACCCGCGCGCCACCACGGCACTAGCGCTGGCGCTGCTGGCAAAGACCGGCCTGGACGTATCGCCCGCCGCGGCACTGACCGAAGTCCCCATCTTCGGCGGCGGCACCCCTGTCGGCACCGTCCGCCCGACGCTCTAG
- the rodA gene encoding rod shape-determining protein RodA, which produces MSLMYGGGRSRLDRRWPLRQADWLLVLAVGALSAVGAMLIWSATYQRDALTGGDQYDFLLRHLMNFAIGLVLAVGAAVIPHRWVRILTPFVYAGSVLGLILVLVPGVGAVVNGSRSWIHLPGLSIQPSEFAKLAVIVGMALLIAEKGETNHREEARTIDLAQSLVVAAIPVALVVLQPDLGTVMVLGALVFGIIAVSGVSKRWLVGLVLVATTTAVLAIQFHVLKDYQLARFAAFADPSQDPRGIGYNVNQARIAIGNGGVFGQGLFHGSQTQNAFVPEQHTDFVFTVAGEELGLIGAGGIIVLFAIVLWRGLRIAVNARDAFGRLVATGVVCWFGFQAFENIGMTLGIMPVTGLPLPFVSYGGSSMFSGLLAVGLLQNIHLRSNSI; this is translated from the coding sequence ATGAGCCTGATGTACGGCGGCGGCCGGTCGCGCCTGGATCGGCGCTGGCCCCTACGGCAGGCCGATTGGCTGCTCGTACTGGCTGTCGGCGCGTTGTCGGCGGTGGGCGCGATGCTGATCTGGTCCGCCACCTATCAGCGCGATGCGCTCACCGGCGGCGATCAGTACGACTTTCTCCTGCGCCACCTGATGAACTTCGCCATCGGCCTGGTGCTGGCCGTCGGCGCCGCGGTCATCCCGCATCGCTGGGTCCGCATCCTCACCCCTTTCGTGTACGCCGGTTCCGTGCTCGGGCTGATCCTCGTGCTCGTGCCGGGCGTTGGTGCCGTCGTGAACGGCTCGCGCTCCTGGATCCACCTGCCCGGGTTGTCGATCCAGCCGAGCGAGTTCGCCAAGCTCGCGGTCATCGTCGGGATGGCCCTGCTGATCGCGGAGAAGGGTGAGACGAACCATCGCGAAGAGGCCCGCACCATCGATCTCGCCCAGTCCCTAGTGGTGGCGGCGATCCCGGTCGCCCTCGTCGTACTGCAACCAGACCTCGGCACGGTGATGGTCCTCGGCGCCCTGGTCTTCGGCATCATCGCGGTGTCTGGCGTATCGAAGCGCTGGCTGGTGGGTCTGGTGCTGGTGGCCACGACGACGGCCGTGCTGGCGATCCAGTTCCACGTGCTGAAGGACTACCAGCTCGCGCGGTTCGCGGCCTTCGCCGATCCGTCGCAGGACCCACGCGGTATCGGCTACAACGTGAACCAGGCCCGCATCGCGATCGGCAACGGCGGCGTCTTCGGCCAAGGGCTGTTCCACGGTTCGCAGACGCAGAACGCGTTTGTGCCCGAGCAGCACACCGACTTCGTCTTCACGGTGGCGGGAGAGGAGCTCGGCCTGATCGGCGCCGGCGGCATCATCGTGCTGTTCGCGATCGTGCTCTGGCGTGGCCTGCGCATCGCGGTCAACGCGCGCGACGCCTTCGGCCGGCTGGTCGCGACCGGAGTCGTCTGCTGGTTCGGCTTCCAGGCCTTCGAGAACATCGGCATGACCCTCGGCATCATGCCCGTCACCGGCCTGCCGCTGCCGTTCGTCTCCTACGGCGGCTCCTCGATGTTCTCCGGCCTACTAGCGGTCGGCTTGCTCCAGAACATCCATCTGCGCAGCAACTCGATCTAG
- a CDS encoding TetR/AcrR family transcriptional regulator: protein MTPSSPKSRTAAGLPPITAAKVAAAATALTARKGLDGWSVRDLAGELDVYPAVIYHHIGGRDAVLHAVTERVVAQMPCPPADLPWRDWFTEFLCEGRKVLRKYPGVARRLYLAGPTVPSAMRIIDRGVTVLQRAGFGDEAVDIYSYLVGTGFLHVDLEDERAERVEERLAARDAFLAHGNREDTPGLAAMASQLSTRGRTPAQIVKDDEQAFRYIIDLCLDGAETHLG, encoded by the coding sequence ATGACACCCAGTTCGCCCAAGTCGAGGACGGCGGCCGGCCTGCCGCCGATCACCGCGGCCAAGGTCGCGGCCGCCGCGACGGCTCTCACCGCGCGCAAAGGGCTGGACGGGTGGAGCGTGCGGGACCTGGCCGGCGAGCTCGACGTCTATCCCGCGGTCATCTACCACCACATCGGCGGCCGGGACGCCGTGCTGCACGCCGTCACCGAGCGGGTGGTCGCGCAGATGCCTTGCCCGCCGGCCGACTTGCCCTGGCGCGACTGGTTCACCGAGTTCCTCTGCGAGGGGCGCAAGGTGCTGCGGAAGTATCCCGGCGTCGCGCGCCGGCTCTACCTGGCCGGCCCGACCGTGCCGTCGGCGATGCGCATCATCGACCGGGGCGTGACGGTGTTGCAACGGGCCGGGTTCGGCGACGAGGCCGTCGACATCTACAGCTATCTCGTCGGCACCGGGTTCCTGCACGTCGACCTCGAGGACGAACGGGCCGAGCGCGTAGAGGAACGGCTTGCCGCCCGCGACGCGTTCCTTGCCCATGGCAACCGTGAGGACACTCCCGGCCTGGCGGCGATGGCCTCCCAGCTAAGCACCCGCGGGCGCACGCCGGCGCAGATCGTCAAGGACGACGAGCAGGCCTTCCGCTACATCATCGACCTCTGTCTGGACGGCGCCGAGACGCACCTCGGCTAG